In Molothrus ater isolate BHLD 08-10-18 breed brown headed cowbird chromosome 22, BPBGC_Mater_1.1, whole genome shotgun sequence, the following are encoded in one genomic region:
- the BACE1 gene encoding beta-secretase 1 — protein MAPAWPWLLLWLGVLRALPAPPRIRLPLRGGAAPPSGLRQRRAPLDAEPDSAGSFVDMIDNLRGKSGQGYYVEMTVGSPPQKLNILVDTGSSNFAVGAAPHPFLRRYYQRQLSSTYRDLRKGVYVPYTQGKWEGELGTDLVTIPHGPNVTVRANIAAITESDKFFINGSNWEGILGLAYAEIARPDDSLEPFFDSLVKQTRVPNIFSLQLCGTGFSPNETEAVASVGGSMIIGGIDRSLYVGDIWYTPIRKEWYYEVIIVKLEVNGQDLNMDCKEYNYDKSIVDSGTTNLRLPKKVFEAAVKSIKTASSTEKFPDGFWLGEQLVCWQVGTTPWHIFPVLSLYLMGEATNQSFRITILPQQYLRPVEDVATSQDDCYKFAISQSSTGTVMGAVIMEGFYVVFDRARKRIGFAVSACHVHDEFRTAAVDGPHLHSNMEDCGYNIPQTDESTLMTIAYVMAAICALFMLPLCLMVFQWRCFRCLRRDHDDFADDISLLK, from the exons ATGGCGCCCgcctggccctggctgctgctgtggctgggcgTCCTGCGCgccctcccggccccgccgcgcatCCGGCTGCCGCTgcggggcggcgcggccccgccgtCGGGGCTCCGGCAGCGCCGGGCGCCGCTGGACGCCGAGCCCGACAGCGCCGGCAGCTTCGTGGACATGATCGACAACCTGCGGGGCAAGTCCGGGCAGGGCTACTACGTGGAGATGACGGTGGGCAGCCCCCCGCAGAAG ctgaatATCCTGGTGGACACAGGGAGCAGTAACTTCGCTGTGGGAGCTGCACCACACCCCTTCCTCCGGAGATACTACCAGCGGCAGCT GTCCAGCACCTACCGTGACCTGCGGAAGGGGGTGTACGTGCCCTACACCCAGGGCAAGTGGGAAGGGGAGCTGGGCACTGACCTTGTCACCATCCCCCACGGCCCCAACGTCACTGTCAGAGCCAACATCGCTGCCATCACGGAGTCTGACAAATTCTTCATCAACGGCTCCAACTGGGAAGGGATCCTGGGGCTGGCGTATGCTGAGATTGCCCGG CCCGACGACAGCCTGGAGCCCTTCTTTGACTCCCTGGTGAAGCAGACACGGGTGCCCAACAtcttctccctgcagctgtgcgGGACAGGCTTCTCTCCCAACGAGACAGAGGCCGTGGCCTCGGTGGGAGGCAGCATG ATCATCGGTGGCATCGACCGCTCGCTGTACGTGGGTGACATCTGGTACACCCCCATCCGCAAGGAGTGGTACTACGAGGTCATCATCGTCAAGCTGGAGGTCAACGGGCAGGACCTGAACATGGACTGCAAGGAG TACAACTACGACAAGAGCATTGTGGACAGCGGGACCACCAACCTCAGGCTGCCAAAGAAGGTGTTTGAGGCTGCAGTGAAATCCATCAAAACAGCATCTTCG ACGGAGAAGTTCCCAGACGGCTTCTGGCTGGGGGAGCAGTTGGTTTGCTGGCAGGTGGGCACCACCCCCTGGCACATCTTCCCGGTCCTGTCCCTCTACCTGATGGGGGAGGCCACCAACCAGTCCTTCCGGATCACCATCCTGCCCCAg CAATACCTGCGCCCGGTGGAGGACGTGGCCACCTCTCAGGACGACTGCTACAAGTTTGCCATCTCCCAGTCCTCCACCGGCACCGTCATGGGCGCCGTGATCATGGAGGGTTTCTACGTGGTGTTCGACCGCGCCCGCAAGCGCATCGGCTTCGCCGTCAGCGCCTGCCACG TGCACGACGAGTTCCGGACGGCGGCGGTGGACGGGCCCCACCTGCACTCCAACATGGAGGACTGCGGCTACAACATCCCTCAGACGGACGAGTCCACGCTGATGACCATCGCCTACGTCATGGCGGCCATCTGCGCCCTCTTCatgctgcccctgtgcctcaTGGTGTTCCAGTGGCGCTGCTTCCGCTGCCTGCGGCGGGACCACGACGACTTTGCTGACGACATCTCCCTGCTGAAGTGA